A genomic segment from Paenibacillus sp. FSL K6-1096 encodes:
- a CDS encoding tyrosine-type recombinase/integrase: protein MNELEQNYEEELEAFVIWMKDAGYTAYTRKSYLADAREFLASLNGKELASVKKLHVVSYLTSVRERGVSDATRNRKHASVSCLFKALTELELLAHNPAAGIKKSRTEKNREPVYLEEAELQRFLSAVDGKYRSRNLAVFLLMSYMGLRVGEVHTLNLSDYNIDRRTLRVFGKGRKWRNVPVPEDIAPYLDQALADRLTPWRSKEEAMFISQKGRRLSIRGIQGIAADTFSRFQREVPPSQQRAYSSHKLRHSFATMLLRKGADLRTVQELLGHSSIQTTTVYTHITSREKEEAMSRLQISFTDQGGGNV, encoded by the coding sequence ATGAATGAGCTGGAGCAGAATTATGAAGAAGAGCTGGAGGCTTTTGTCATCTGGATGAAGGACGCCGGATATACTGCGTATACCCGGAAATCTTACCTCGCGGATGCCCGGGAGTTCCTGGCGAGCCTGAACGGAAAAGAGCTGGCGAGTGTCAAGAAGCTGCATGTGGTATCTTACCTGACCTCGGTCCGCGAACGCGGGGTAAGCGATGCCACCCGTAACCGCAAGCATGCTTCGGTAAGCTGCCTGTTCAAGGCATTAACCGAGCTGGAGCTGCTCGCCCATAATCCGGCCGCCGGAATCAAGAAGTCCCGGACCGAGAAGAACCGGGAGCCGGTCTATCTGGAGGAGGCGGAGCTGCAGCGCTTCCTGTCAGCAGTGGACGGCAAATACCGGAGCCGCAACCTGGCGGTCTTCCTGCTGATGTCTTATATGGGACTGCGGGTGGGGGAGGTCCATACCCTGAATCTGAGTGATTATAATATAGACAGACGCACCCTGCGGGTCTTCGGTAAAGGGCGGAAATGGCGGAATGTTCCGGTCCCGGAGGATATTGCCCCTTATCTGGACCAGGCGCTGGCCGACCGGCTGACGCCTTGGCGCAGTAAGGAGGAAGCGATGTTCATCTCACAGAAAGGCCGCAGGCTGTCAATCCGCGGAATCCAGGGCATCGCTGCGGATACCTTCAGCCGCTTCCAGCGTGAGGTCCCGCCGTCCCAGCAGCGTGCCTATTCGAGCCATAAGCTGCGGCATTCCTTCGCCACCATGCTGCTGCGCAAGGGAGCGGACCTGCGGACCGTTCAGGAGCTGCTGGGCCACTCATCTATACAGACGACTACTGTCTACACACATATAACCAGCCGGGAGAAGGAAGAAGCGATGTCGAGATTGCAGATTAGCTTCACGGACCAGGGCGGCGGCAACGTATAA